The Rhodobium gokarnense genomic interval ACGGAATGCTCAGGTCCGCCGCATCTCCTGGGTCCGTGGGGTCAGGCCGGCCGGAAAGCAGGGTGTTGAGTGGCCTCCTCGTTAAGCCCCGCCTCCGGCCGGCCACCTTTCAGGACCCGGTTGCACCCGCGTTTGCGGAGAGTCTGCAAGGCTCTTCGGGGATTCGATCCATCACCAATCAAGGGTAGAATGGCGTCCGTCGCCGGCAAAGCGTGGCGCGCCGCGCGTCCGTCGCCGGCAAAGCGTGGCGCGCCGCGCGCCCGTCGTCGGGGCATGCCGATTCCTTGCACGGCAAAACAAAGCGCCGCCCGTTTCGGACGGCGCTTTCGCATCTTCTCGCGTCGTGTCCTGCCGGTGCCGGCAGGAGCGCTACTTGATCTTGGATTCGCGGAAGTCGACGTGCTTCTTGGCGACCGGATCGTATTTCTTCTTGACCATCTTTTCGGTCATCGTCCGGCTGTTTTTCTTGGTGACGTAGAAGTAGCCCGTGTCGGCGCTCGACACGAGACGAATCTTGATCGTGGTTGCCTTAGCCATTCCGCTTTTCCTCGGAGAAATCGGTCTGCCGGGGCCGGGTGCCAATTTCACCGCACGGTCCCGATTGGAGCGTCACCCTAGTCATTGCGCGGCCCTTGTCAAGAATTCGTGTCATCGGCCGGCCCATCTGGCGATGCGGAAGCCGGCGATCGCCACGTATCCGCCGAAGAAGAGGGCGCAGACGATGGGGAAGCCGTGCGGATTGATGTCCATGCCGATGCCCATCAGGGCCGGGCCGACCAGCATGCCGATGGAGTACATCATGACGAAGGCGGCGGTGGCGGCGGCAAGGTCGGCGTCGCGGTAGCGCGCGGCAAGGTGGGCAAGGCCGATGGTGTAGAGCCCGGCGGTGACGCCGCCCCAGACGAAGAGGGTGACGAAGAGTGCGGACATCGTATCGGCAAAGACCGGGATGAGGAGGGCGCCGACGACGCCGATGAGCCCGCAGATGAGAAGCAGTACGCGCTTGTCCATGCGGTCACTCATCCAGCCGAGCGGCACCTGCAGGGCAACGTTGCCGAGGGCGGCGGCGGTCACCAGAAGCGTCGCCGTTGCCGCATCGAGGCCGATCCTGAGGCCGTAGATCGGCAGGATGGAGAGCATGCCGGTTTCCACCGCACCGAAGGCAAGGACCGCGATGGTCGCCGCGGGAACGGCGAGCAGAAACTTCGCAAAAGGCTGTCCCGGCTTCTTCTCGATGCGCGGACTGGTCTCGCGGGCCATGACGACCGGGATCGCGGACAGGGCAAGGATGAGGGTGCCGATGAGAAAGGGCAGGGCGCCTTCGGAGCCCGTCACCGACAGCACGATGGGACCGGCGGCAACCCCGATCGACAGGAAGGTGGCGTAGACGCCGAGGATGAAGCCGCGCTTTTCGCTCGGTGCAGCCGACGATATCCAGAACTCGGACAATACGAAGATCGCCGTCGTTGCGCCGTGGAACACGAAGCGCAGGCCGAACCAGGCCCAATAGGACGAGATGACGAAGAAGCCGAGGAAGCTTGCCATGGAGGCGGCAATGAGGATGAGGATCAGCCGCGCCGTGCCGATGCGCCGGGCGAGCGGGGCAACGAACGGCACCCAGAAGATGGAGGAAACGCCGGCCATTGCCGAATTGATGCCGATGGCGGTGCCGGAAAAGCCGCGCGCCTCCATGACCAGGGCAAGCAGCGGCATGGACAGGCTGATGGCGACGCCGACGGTGGAAATGGAGGCGATCGCGGCGGCCATGCCGCGGCGGTCGACCGGCCGAGATGCCGCTCCTTGCACGCTCCGTTCCGCCATGACGCCCCGCTACTCCGCACACTCGCGCCGACAGGGCGCCCGCACGATCCGCCGTCAGATCATGTCGCGGCGAAAGCCGCTGCCGAGCCAATAATAGAACGGCACCGGCGTTTCCGGGGCAAGCTTGGGGTCGCAGGCAAGCCGCTCCTCCAGCTCCTCGATGATCACCTTGGTGATGGTCGGAAGCTCCAGGTCGTGGGCCTCGGCAAGGGTCGGCCAGTCGACCTCCTCCAGTTCGCCAGAGGGACCGGTGCCGCCCGGCAGGGTATCGGCGACGGCGTCGGCGAAGACGACGAGGAAGCGGGTGTCGAAGCGGCGCGGCCGGCGCGGCGGGGTGATGGCGCGGCCGATATAGCGAATCGGCGCGAGGTCCGGGACGATGCCGCGTTCCGTAAAGGCGATCCAGGTCGGGTCCGACGCCGGAAGCGCCGGGCCGTCGGCCTTCGTGCCGATGAAGACGCCTGTCTCCTCGAAGGTCTCGCGGATGGCGGCGATGCCGAAGGCCCTGGCCCGGGTCTCGGTCTTCGGGCCCTTCATGGCGTGCATCAGCTTGTCGCGGATGGCCTCGTGGTAGTCGCCGGCCGCCCGCACGCGGGAATCGCCGGGATCGACCCGCCCGCCCGGAAAGACGAACTTGCCCGGCAGGAAGACGTGGCGCTCGTGGCGCCGTCCCATCAGCACGCGCACCGGCCCGCCCGCCGTCCTGTCGAGGATCAGGAGCGTTGCCGCGTCCTTCGGCCGGCGGTTGGCGTGGGTCTGGTTGCGTTCGGTGTTGGTCAGGCGCTCGGCGAGATCGGCCATGGTCCGTTTTCCGGTTGTCGCCCGGCGGGGCTCAGTCCTCGCCGAATTCCGGCGTGTGGTTGGGATCGAAGCCGTGCATGAAGAGCGCCCATTGCAGGCCGACGACGGCGCCCTTCACGGGGCGCAAGAGGGCGAGCGAGAGCAGCGCCGTCAGCGGCAGCCAGACCGCCATCTGCAGCCAGATCGGCGGCCCCCAGAGCTTTTCCACCGCCAGGATCAGGCCGACGATGATATGGCCGACGATGAAGATGGTGAAATAGGGCGGGGCGTCGTCGGCGCGGTGGTGGTGAAGCGCCTCGTTGCAGGTGCCGCAATGGTCCTTGACGGTCAGATAGCCGTCGAACAGGGCGCCGGTGCCGCAGGAGGGGCATTTCGAGGCCATGCCGCGGGCGAGCGCGTTGCCGATCGGGCGCGCGGGCGGCCCGTCCGGCGGCGATTCGAAAACCTGCTGGTGCATGGCGTTGTTCCTCAGCGCCGCTTGACGCGTTTTTTGCCCCGCGCGGCCTTGGCCGTTGTGGGTTTGTTGCGGACGGCACGGCGTTTTGCCGCGCCTTTCCCGGAAGGTTTCTGATACCTGCCTTCGGAGAGAAGTTCAAACCGGAGCGCGCCGGCAAGCGGCATTGCCTCGGCCAGTTGCACCTCGACCCGGTCGCCGAGCTGGTAGGTTTCGCCGGTGCGGTCGCCGGTCATGGAGTGGGTGACCTCGTCGTAGCGGTAGTAGTCGTCGCCGAGCTTGGACGCCGGCACGAAGCCGTCGGCGCCGCTGTCGTCGAGGCGGACGAACAGGCCGGAGCGGGTGACGCCGGCGATACGGCCGTTGAAGGCCGCACCGATATGGTCGGCGAGCCAGTGGGCGATCAGCCGGTCGACCGTATCGCGCTCGGCCGCCATGGCGCGGCGCTCGGTTGCCGAGATCTCGGCCGAAATCCCTTCCAGCTTGTCCTCGAAACCGGACGGCAGGCCGTCCTTGCCGAAGCCGAGGGCGGCAACCAGGCTGCGGTGAACGATAAGGTCGGCATAGCGGCGGATCGGCGAGGTGAAGTGGGCGTAGCGCCTGAGATTCAGGCCGAAATGGCCGATATTGGCCGGCGAATACTCCGCCTGGGCCTGGCTCCTCAGGATCACCTCGTTGACCAGTTCGTCGTTCTCCGTGCCTTCCACGCGGGCGAGGATGGAATTGAAGACGGCGGGGCGGAGGTTACCGGTGCGGGCGAGCTTGATGCCGATGGTCGACAGGAAATCGCGCAGCGCCTCCAGCTTTTCCGGCGTCGAGGCGTCGTGGATGCGGTAGATCACCGGCGCGCGCTTCTTCTCCAGGGTCTCGGCTGCTGAGACATTCGCCTGGATCATGCATTCCTCGATCAGCCTGTGGGCGTCGAGGCGGGGCGGCACGACGATGCGCTCGACCGTGTCGTCGTCGTTGAGGAGGATCTTGCGCTCCGGCAAATCCAAATCCAGTGGCGCACGCGCGTCGCGGCCCTTCTTCAGGCACTCATAGGCGGCCCACAGCGGCTTCAGGATCGGCTCCAGCAGCGGGCCGGTCTTGTCGTTCGGCTTGCCGTCGATGGCTCCTTGCGCCTCCTGATACGAGAGTTTGGCGGCCGAGCGGATCATCACCCGGTGGAATTTATGGTCGAGCTTGCGGCCGCTCGCATCGAAGCGCATGCGCACGGCGAGTGCCGGCCGGTCCTCGCCCTCGCGCAGGGAGCAGAGGTCGTTGGAAATGCGCTCCGGTAGCATCGGCACGACCCGGTCGGGGAAATAGACCGAGTTGCCGCGCAGCAGCGCCTCGCGGTCGAGGGCGCTGCCGGGCCGGATGTAGTAGGCGACGTCGGCAATGGCGACGGTGACGACGAAGCCGCCCTCGTTCTTCGGGTCGTCGTCGGGGGCGGCATAAACCGCGTCGTCGTGGTCCTTGGCGTCGGCCGGGTCGATGGTGATGAGGGGGACGTCGCGCCAGTCTTCGCGCTTGTCGCCGCGGGTCTGCAGCGTCACCGGCTTTGCCGCGTCCGCTTCGGCGATGACGGCATCGGGGAAGACGTGGGGGATGGCGTGGGTGTGGATGGCGATCATGGAGACCGCCTTTTCGCTCTTCATGGAGCCGATGCGTTCGCGCACCTTGGCCCGCGGCACGCCGTAGCGGCCGGCCTTCAGGACGTCGACGGTGACGAGGTCGCCGTCCACGGCGTCGCCGGCGTCGGCCTTCTCGACGATGTATTCCTTCTGCTTGCGGTCGACCGGGGCGATGCGCGCCGTGCCGTCCGGGCCAACCACATAGACGCCGAGGAGGGCGGTCGGCTGGCGCTCCAGCACCTTGATGGTGCGGCCGAGATAGCCGACGCCGGCGTCCGATGGCGCCTCGGCGATGCGCACCAGGACCCGGTCGCCGACGCCGGCGGCGCGGCCGGGGCGCTTGCCGCGCTCGGACAGGATCATGACGGAGGGCGGCGGGCCGTTCTCGTCCTCGTCCCACTCCATCGGCGCGCCGATGAGTTCGCCGTCCGCATCGCGGCCGCTGGCGACGACGACGGTGACGGAGGGAAGGTCGCCCGGCCGGCGCAGGGACTTGCGGCTGCCGGCGATGAGCCCCTCGGCGGCAAGGTCCTTCAGGATTTTCTTCAGGCCGATGCGGTCGCTGCCGGTGATCCGGAAGGCGCGCGAGAGCTCGCGCTTTCCGGCGCCCGGATTGTCGGCGAGGAAGGCGAGGACGTCGTCGCGGGTGGGCAGGGTGGCGGCGGTCTTTCGCGCTGCCGTCTTTTTTAAGCGTGGCATCGGGGGTCCGGTCGAAAACAAAAATGGCCCGGCGGACGGGCGCCGGGCGGACCGGTGCTTTCGCCGTTCAGGGGGCGGGGTTACCGGAAATGTGGCGCCCCGGCCGTGCGCAGACAAGCCCCGGGGCGTGCCAAAGCGCGAAAAGGACGGGTCCGAACGGCGTCCGAAGGACTAGAAGGGCGCGGTTTCGTCCTCCGAGTCGGCCTTTTTCTTGGCCGGCGCCTTCTTTGTCGTTGTCTTTTTCGCCGCGGTCTTTTTCGTCGCCGTCTTCTTTGCTGCCGGTTTCTTGGCGGCCGCCTTCTTCTTAGTCGGTGCCTTGCCGGCCTTGGCCGTGATCATTTCCACGGCCTGTTCCAGCGTGACGTCTTCCGGCTTCACGTCCTTCGGCAGGGTGGCGTTGACCTTGCCGTGGTTGACGTAAGGCCCGTAGCGGCCGTCGCGCACGGTGATCGGGCCGCCGGCGTCGGGGTGCTCGCCGAGCTCCTTGAGGACCGCGGCGCCGCGCCCGCGCCCGCCCTTGGCCTGCTTTTCGGCGATCAGGGAGACGGCGCGGTTGAGGCCGACGGTGAAGACCTCGTCGACGTTGTCCAGGTTGGCGTAGGTGCGCTCGTGCTGGACGAAGGGGCCGTAGCGGCCGATGCCGGCGCTGATCATCTGGCCGGTCTCCGGATGCGGGCCGACCTCGCGCGGCAGGCGCAGGAGCCTCAGCGCCTTTTCAAGGTCCATGGCGGCGACGTCCCAGCCCTTGGGGATGGTCGCGCGCTTCGGCTTGTCGCCCTCGCCGAGCTGGATATAGGCGCCGAAGCGGCCATCGCGCAGCGTCACCATCTCGCCGGTTTCCGGGTCGGTGCCGAGTTCACGCGGGCCGGTCTGGGCCGCCGCGCCGTCCTCGCCGTTGCCCTCAACCAATTGCCGGGTGAAGCGGCATTCGGGATAGTTGGAGCAGCCGATGAAGGCGCCGTAGCGCCCGACCTTGAGGCTGAGGCGGCCGTCGTCGCATTGCGGGCAGGCGCGGGGATCGGTGCCGTCTTCCTTTGCCGGGAAGATGTGCGGCCCGAGGATATCGTTGAGGGCGTCGAGGACCTCGGAGACGCGCAGATCCTTGATCTCGTCGACGGCGCCGGAGAAGTTGCGCCAGAAATCGCGCAGCACTTCCTTCCAGTCCAGTTCGTCAGCGGAGATGCGGTCGAGCTCTTCCTCAAGGGCGGCGGTGAAGTCGTATTCCACATAGCGCCGGAAGAAGCTCTCCAGGAACGCGGTGACGAGGCGGCCCTTGTCCTCCGGCACCAGCCGCTTCTTGTCGAGCCGGACATATTCCCGATCGCGCAGCACGGTGAGGGTAGAGGTGTAGGTGGACGGCCGGCCGATGCCGAGCTCTTCCATCTTCTTGATGAGCGTTGCCTCGGTGAAGCGCGGCGGCGGCTCGGTAAAGTGCTGGCTGGCGACGATCTTTTCCCGGCTCGGTTTCTCGCCGGTGGCGAGTTTCGGCAGCCGGCGGCTCTCCTCGTCCTCCTCGTCGTCCTTGCCTTCCTGGTAGAGGGCGAGGAACCCGTCGAAGCGCATGACCTGGCCGGTGGCACGCACGATCGCGGCGCGGCTGCCGTCGACGGCGTCGATGTCGACCGTGGTGCGCTCGATCTCGGCCGACTGCATCTGGCTGGCGACGGTCCGCTTCCAGACGAGGTCGTAGAGCTTTGCCTGCTCGGCATCGAGAAACCGGGTGACGTCCTTCGGCCGGCGGCGCACGTCGGTCGGGCGGATCGCCTCGTGGGCTTCCTGGGCGTTCTTGGCCTTGGTGGAATAGAAGCGCGCCTTTTCCGGCACATAGCGCGTCCCGTAATCGGCCTCGATGACGCCGCGGGCGCCGGAAATCGCTTCCGGGGCGATCTGCACGCCGTCCGTCCGCATATAGGTGATGAGGCCGACGGTCTCGCCGCCCATGTCGATGCCCTCATAGAGGCGCTGGGCAATCTGCATGGTGCGCTGGGCGGAAAAGCCGAGCTTGCGCGAGGCTTCCTGCTGAAGCGTCGAGGTGGTGAAGGGCGGGTGCGGGTTGCGCTTGGTCGGCTTGGCCTCGACCGAGCGCACCGTGAACGAGGCGCGCTCCAGGTGGGCCTTCAGGTCCATCGCCTGGGCCTCGGTGCCGATGTCAAGGCGGGTGATCTTCTTGCCGTCGGCGCCGACGATGCGGGCTTCGAAGGCTTCCCCGGCCGCGCTTTTCAGATGCGCGATCAGGCTCCAGTATTCCTGGGCAACGAAGCTCTCGATCTCGCGCTCGCGGTCGCAGACGAGGCGCAGCGCCACGGACTGCACGCGGCCGGCGGAACGGGCGCCCGGAAGCTTGCGCCACAGCACCGGCGACAGGGTGAAGCCGACGAGGTAGTCCAGCGCCCGGCGCGCCAGATAGGCATCGACCAGGGGCGCGTCGATCGTGCGCGGCTTGGCCATCGCGTCGGTGATCGCGGACTTCGTCACGGCATTGAAGACGACGCGCTCGACCGGCTGGTCCTTCAGCACCTTCTTGGCCTTCAGCACCTGTAGAACGTGCCAGGAGATCGCTTCGCCCTCGCGATCCGGGTCGGTTGCGAGGATCAGGCCGTCGGACGCTTTGACCGCCTTTGCAATCTCGTTCAACCTCTTGTTGGCCTTGCCGTCGACTTCCCAGGACATGGAAAAGTCGTTTTCCGGATCGACCGATCCGTCCTTGGCCGGCAGGTCCCGGACATGGCCGAAGGACGCCATGACCTGGTAATCGGAGCCGAGATATTTGTTGATCGTTTTCGCCTTGGCCGGCGATTCGACGATGACGACGCGCATGGATTTCCGCAAAAACAGGGCGTTATAAGGGGTCGGGCCGGTGATCGGAGGCCTGCCCGAGGGTGCCCGTGTGTAGAGACGAACCCCCGACCTCGTCCAGAAAAATCGTGAATCACCGCCGCGAAGTCAAATAGGAAACCCGAAGCAGCGTGCAATAGCCGGTGCCGGAAGATGCGGTTTCCTCGCCTTGATACAACCAATGCGATTAATTTGATAAAATGCATCCCTTCGGATACAATCCGGTGCGTCGGGCACCCGTGACGCCAGGTTGTGTGCCCGGGTCGGTATCGGAGGGTGTGGTGGACCATCTGCCATCCCCGCAACGGAGATGCAACACGGTTCATGAGTGCCCGGATCGAAGCCTCGCAGGCGGATACCGCCCTCTACATCGAGAACATGTGCGCGGAATTGCGCAACATGGCGGCAACCGCCGACCTCAACATGCTCGCCTATCTGCTCGACATCGCCCGGGAAGAGGCGGCGGCGCAGACGATTTCCATCCGGCCGATGCCGAAGGCGTCGCAGTCGGCCTCGTGATCATGTCAGGTTGCAAATTTATATTTTTACCGTTTTAAGGTAGCACAACCGCACCTGTCCCGCCGGATGTGGCGCGCGCGTCGATTCCCTCGGCCAAGGTTCGGTCAGTAGACCAGCGAGACTTTTTGCGCGCCGTGGCGCTCCAGCCGGCCGGCGACTTCCAGCTCGATCAGCACGATCCGCACGACCGCAACGGCGAGCCCGGTGTGGCGGACGATCTCGTCGACGGTGACGGGCGTTGCCCCCAGCGCATCGATGATCTGCCGCCGGGTGGCGTCGTCGGGCTCGGAGATCGGGAACGGGGTGTCCGATTCCGGCTCCTCGACGGCGGTATCGAAAGCCGGGCCGCCCGAATCGATCAGCGGCGAGAGCGCGGTGAGGATGTCGCCGACGGACAGCACCATGGTGGCGCCATCCTTGATCAGCCGGTTGCAGCCCTCCGTGCGCGGATCGAGCATGGAGCCGGGCGCGGCGAACACCTCGCGGCCTTGCTCCAGGGCGAAGCGGGCGGTGTGGAGGGCGCCGGAGCGGCGCGAGGCCTCGACGACGATGACGCCGTAGGAGAGCCCTGAGATCAGCCGGTTGCGGCGCGGAAAGTCGCGGGCCCGCGGCGCCCAGCCGAAGGGCATTTCGCTGACGATGGCGCCGCCGGCATCGACGATCGCCCGGTAGAGACCCTCGTTTTCCGGCGGATAGATGTGGTCGAGGCCGCCGGCGAGCACGGCGACGGTGCCGGTCTCAAGGCTCGCCTTGTGGGCGGCGGTGTCGATGCCCCGGGCGAGCCCGGAGACGACGACGAGGTCGGCCGCGGCGAGTTCGCCTGAGAGCTTTGCCGCGATCTTGCAGCCGGCAATGGAGGCGTTGCGGGCGCCGACGATGGCAACGGCATTGCCGGCAAGCGGTGTCGCATCGCCGATGACGGCAAGGAGCGGTGGTGGCGCGTCGATGAAGCGCAGGAGCCGCGGATAGTCCGGCTCGCCGAGGGCGACGAAACGGGCGCCCATCGCTGCGCAGCGGTCCAGTTCGTCCTCGGCATCGACCTGCGTGCAGATGCGAATGCGTTTCTTGGCGCCGCCGCGGCGGGAGAGTTCCGGCAACGCCTCCAGCGCCTCGGTCGCCGAGCCGTAGTGATTGACGAGGCTTCGGAACGTTGCGGGGCCGATGTTTTCCGACCGGATGAGCCGCAACCAGGCGAGGCGCTGGGCGTCGGTGAGCCGGATGGAGCTCTGTTTTCTGTCCGGCCCGTCTTCGCTCATGCGCTCATCCCATGGGGCTCAAGATCGGGCGCCGATCTTCGGCTCGGTGCCGGAAACGAGGCGGGCGATGTTGGTGCGGTGCTTGAACCAGGCCAGAAGGGCAAGGAGCACCGTGAAGACGGCCAGTTTCGGCTGGTTGAACCCGAGCGCCACCACCGGGGTCAGCGCACTGGCGACCAGCGCCGACAGCGAGGAGAACCGTGTGATCAGCGCGACCACCAGCCAGATGGCGCAAAAGGCGACGGCGATCGGCCAGGACAGGCCCAGGAGCACGCCGATGAAGGTGGCGATGCCTTTACCCCCCTTGAACCCCAGCCAGACCGGATAGAGGTGGCCCAGGAAGGCGCCAAGGCCGGCGATGAGGGCCGCCTCGAACGACCAATCGGCGGCAACCACGACCGGCACCGTTCCCTTCAGGACGTCGCCGAGAAGGGTGAGGGCGGCCACGCCCTTGTTGCCGGTTCGCAGCACGTTGGTGGCGCCGATGTTGCCGGAGCCGATGGAGCGGATGTCGCCGAGGCCGAACAGCCGGGTGAAGAGGAGGCCGAAGGGGATCGAGCCCAGCAGATAGCCGAAGAGAAGGGCGATCGCCATGTGCGGCCAGGGAAGGGACCAGGAGAGGATGTCGGTCATGGCCGGACCCCAAAGGATGCGTTACGTGTCAGAGTAGGTATATCTGGTTAGCCCTGCAACCATCGTGCGCAGCACCCGGCCCTGGAAGCGGGCGCCCTCGAAGGGCGTGTTCTTGGCCCGCGAGCGCATCTTGGTCTCGTCGAGGATCCAGGGCGTGTCGGGCGCAAAGACGACGACGTCGGCGCGCGCGCCGGTGCGCAGGGTGCCTGCCTCGATGCCGAGGATCTCGGCCGGCCGGGTGGACAGGGCGCGGATCGCCGTCGACAGGTCGATGTCGCCAGAATGGACCAGGCGCAGGATCGCCGGAAGCAGGGTTTCCAGGCCGATGGCGCCGTCGGCGGCCTCAGCGAAGGGGTGGCGCTTGGTCTCCACGTCCTGGGGATCATGGCTGGAGACGACGACGTCGATGGTGCCCTCGGCAAGGGCCGCGACCATCGCCATGCGGTCGTCCTCGGAGCGCAGCGGCGGCGACATCTTGAAGAAGGTGCGGTAGGCGCCGATGTCGTTCTCGTTGAGGGTGAGGTGGTTGATCGAGACGCCGGCGGTGACGGCGAGCCCGCGTCCCTTGGCCGCGGCAATGGCGGCGGCGGAGTCGGCGCAGGAGATCTGGGCGGCGTGGTAGCGCCCGCCCGTCAGCGCCACGAGCCTGAGGTCGCGTTCGACGACGATGACCTCCGCCTCGCGCGGCACGCCGCCAAGGCCGAGCCGGGTCGCCGTCTCGCCCTCGT includes:
- the rnr gene encoding ribonuclease R, whose amino-acid sequence is MPRLKKTAARKTAATLPTRDDVLAFLADNPGAGKRELSRAFRITGSDRIGLKKILKDLAAEGLIAGSRKSLRRPGDLPSVTVVVASGRDADGELIGAPMEWDEDENGPPPSVMILSERGKRPGRAAGVGDRVLVRIAEAPSDAGVGYLGRTIKVLERQPTALLGVYVVGPDGTARIAPVDRKQKEYIVEKADAGDAVDGDLVTVDVLKAGRYGVPRAKVRERIGSMKSEKAVSMIAIHTHAIPHVFPDAVIAEADAAKPVTLQTRGDKREDWRDVPLITIDPADAKDHDDAVYAAPDDDPKNEGGFVVTVAIADVAYYIRPGSALDREALLRGNSVYFPDRVVPMLPERISNDLCSLREGEDRPALAVRMRFDASGRKLDHKFHRVMIRSAAKLSYQEAQGAIDGKPNDKTGPLLEPILKPLWAAYECLKKGRDARAPLDLDLPERKILLNDDDTVERIVVPPRLDAHRLIEECMIQANVSAAETLEKKRAPVIYRIHDASTPEKLEALRDFLSTIGIKLARTGNLRPAVFNSILARVEGTENDELVNEVILRSQAQAEYSPANIGHFGLNLRRYAHFTSPIRRYADLIVHRSLVAALGFGKDGLPSGFEDKLEGISAEISATERRAMAAERDTVDRLIAHWLADHIGAAFNGRIAGVTRSGLFVRLDDSGADGFVPASKLGDDYYRYDEVTHSMTGDRTGETYQLGDRVEVQLAEAMPLAGALRFELLSEGRYQKPSGKGAAKRRAVRNKPTTAKAARGKKRVKRR
- the topA gene encoding type I DNA topoisomerase; this translates as MRVVIVESPAKAKTINKYLGSDYQVMASFGHVRDLPAKDGSVDPENDFSMSWEVDGKANKRLNEIAKAVKASDGLILATDPDREGEAISWHVLQVLKAKKVLKDQPVERVVFNAVTKSAITDAMAKPRTIDAPLVDAYLARRALDYLVGFTLSPVLWRKLPGARSAGRVQSVALRLVCDREREIESFVAQEYWSLIAHLKSAAGEAFEARIVGADGKKITRLDIGTEAQAMDLKAHLERASFTVRSVEAKPTKRNPHPPFTTSTLQQEASRKLGFSAQRTMQIAQRLYEGIDMGGETVGLITYMRTDGVQIAPEAISGARGVIEADYGTRYVPEKARFYSTKAKNAQEAHEAIRPTDVRRRPKDVTRFLDAEQAKLYDLVWKRTVASQMQSAEIERTTVDIDAVDGSRAAIVRATGQVMRFDGFLALYQEGKDDEEDEESRRLPKLATGEKPSREKIVASQHFTEPPPRFTEATLIKKMEELGIGRPSTYTSTLTVLRDREYVRLDKKRLVPEDKGRLVTAFLESFFRRYVEYDFTAALEEELDRISADELDWKEVLRDFWRNFSGAVDEIKDLRVSEVLDALNDILGPHIFPAKEDGTDPRACPQCDDGRLSLKVGRYGAFIGCSNYPECRFTRQLVEGNGEDGAAAQTGPRELGTDPETGEMVTLRDGRFGAYIQLGEGDKPKRATIPKGWDVAAMDLEKALRLLRLPREVGPHPETGQMISAGIGRYGPFVQHERTYANLDNVDEVFTVGLNRAVSLIAEKQAKGGRGRGAAVLKELGEHPDAGGPITVRDGRYGPYVNHGKVNATLPKDVKPEDVTLEQAVEMITAKAGKAPTKKKAAAKKPAAKKTATKKTAAKKTTTKKAPAKKKADSEDETAPF
- the plsY gene encoding glycerol-3-phosphate 1-O-acyltransferase PlsY, with the protein product MTDILSWSLPWPHMAIALLFGYLLGSIPFGLLFTRLFGLGDIRSIGSGNIGATNVLRTGNKGVAALTLLGDVLKGTVPVVVAADWSFEAALIAGLGAFLGHLYPVWLGFKGGKGIATFIGVLLGLSWPIAVAFCAIWLVVALITRFSSLSALVASALTPVVALGFNQPKLAVFTVLLALLAWFKHRTNIARLVSGTEPKIGARS
- a CDS encoding MFS transporter → MAERSVQGAASRPVDRRGMAAAIASISTVGVAISLSMPLLALVMEARGFSGTAIGINSAMAGVSSIFWVPFVAPLARRIGTARLILILIAASMASFLGFFVISSYWAWFGLRFVFHGATTAIFVLSEFWISSAAPSEKRGFILGVYATFLSIGVAAGPIVLSVTGSEGALPFLIGTLILALSAIPVVMARETSPRIEKKPGQPFAKFLLAVPAATIAVLAFGAVETGMLSILPIYGLRIGLDAATATLLVTAAALGNVALQVPLGWMSDRMDKRVLLLICGLIGVVGALLIPVFADTMSALFVTLFVWGGVTAGLYTIGLAHLAARYRDADLAAATAAFVMMYSIGMLVGPALMGIGMDINPHGFPIVCALFFGGYVAIAGFRIARWAGR
- a CDS encoding DUF983 domain-containing protein produces the protein MHQQVFESPPDGPPARPIGNALARGMASKCPSCGTGALFDGYLTVKDHCGTCNEALHHHRADDAPPYFTIFIVGHIIVGLILAVEKLWGPPIWLQMAVWLPLTALLSLALLRPVKGAVVGLQWALFMHGFDPNHTPEFGED
- the dprA gene encoding DNA-processing protein DprA, which codes for MSEDGPDRKQSSIRLTDAQRLAWLRLIRSENIGPATFRSLVNHYGSATEALEALPELSRRGGAKKRIRICTQVDAEDELDRCAAMGARFVALGEPDYPRLLRFIDAPPPLLAVIGDATPLAGNAVAIVGARNASIAGCKIAAKLSGELAAADLVVVSGLARGIDTAAHKASLETGTVAVLAGGLDHIYPPENEGLYRAIVDAGGAIVSEMPFGWAPRARDFPRRNRLISGLSYGVIVVEASRRSGALHTARFALEQGREVFAAPGSMLDPRTEGCNRLIKDGATMVLSVGDILTALSPLIDSGGPAFDTAVEEPESDTPFPISEPDDATRRQIIDALGATPVTVDEIVRHTGLAVAVVRIVLIELEVAGRLERHGAQKVSLVY
- a CDS encoding dihydroorotase; translated protein: MMADSNKPTVLKGGRIVDPARHIDAVGDLIIIDGRVAATEAGGNESYPGTFETIDCRGAVVAPGLVDMRVFVGEPGFEHRETFASASHAAAAGGITTIVTMPDTEPPIDEPALVDFVHRRARDTAIVNVHPMAALTKGLAGEEMAELGLLREAGAVAFTDGRNTVTNARVMRRILTYAQSVDGLIVHHTEDPDLARAGVMNEGETATRLGLGGVPREAEVIVVERDLRLVALTGGRYHAAQISCADSAAAIAAAKGRGLAVTAGVSINHLTLNENDIGAYRTFFKMSPPLRSEDDRMAMVAALAEGTIDVVVSSHDPQDVETKRHPFAEAADGAIGLETLLPAILRLVHSGDIDLSTAIRALSTRPAEILGIEAGTLRTGARADVVVFAPDTPWILDETKMRSRAKNTPFEGARFQGRVLRTMVAGLTRYTYSDT
- a CDS encoding NUDIX hydrolase, translated to MADLAERLTNTERNQTHANRRPKDAATLLILDRTAGGPVRVLMGRRHERHVFLPGKFVFPGGRVDPGDSRVRAAGDYHEAIRDKLMHAMKGPKTETRARAFGIAAIRETFEETGVFIGTKADGPALPASDPTWIAFTERGIVPDLAPIRYIGRAITPPRRPRRFDTRFLVVFADAVADTLPGGTGPSGELEEVDWPTLAEAHDLELPTITKVIIEELEERLACDPKLAPETPVPFYYWLGSGFRRDMI
- the rpmG gene encoding 50S ribosomal protein L33 gives rise to the protein MAKATTIKIRLVSSADTGYFYVTKKNSRTMTEKMVKKKYDPVAKKHVDFRESKIK